The sequence TAGCTATAATCTCATGCCGTCTCTGATAGATTATTGCTTGAGAAACAACACCTATATTTGAGCTACACTCTCTCTGTGTTTCAGTATCTGCCTACTATTGAGTGACTCATGCTTGAGATCGATCCTCCTCAAGagtattatcataattatcagtattttatactAACCTGTTCCTCAGTTTTGTAAATAGTAGCAGTATCAATATGTCTGTATCCAGCATCAATGGCACACTCGACTGCTTTCTCAATAGTGTCGTCTGTGACGGGAATCCGACCACCCTGAACCAAATCTATATTTTTAGAGAATACTTTACACAATATAAAGTACCTACGTACATTGGAATAATAGACAAGCTACGCTgacaattttgaaaaataatgatttagaaAAGCCTTTAGGCGCCATATCCTAATTTATTTGGGAACTTAAGATTCCTCAACTTGTGTGGCATAGATCTTGTAATTCGGGACCAATTAATTcgcttaatatttatttctataaaaaagtatttatctcTTAATTTCCAAAAGTACATCTACTTGCTAAGAGATGTCACTAATTACACTTGCTAGTACATCTACCTCTCGCCAGATGTCGTAAACAAACCTAAATAGTACAATTTGTTTTCACAGATGTCGCTGTAATTTCTTATTAGTACAGGTTACCCAACAGATGGCGTAGACCTTACTATACTAGTACATCTTTTCGCCAGGAGATTACTACTTAGTACCAACGACTAACCGACAGATGTCACTGTTTAATCTTATAAATACAACTACTCATCAACAGATGTCCCAGTTACTGCATTCAAAACgtttataaatttttatatcGTGTGTTCAAATATAATGAgcagaatattttctttaatttattcgtgttaaacaaacaaacctaGAATATAttcgttaataataattttacctcTTTATCTAAACCAAGCCAGGTACCAATTCCTAGGCTAGGAATAGTTTGACCAGTGTTTAGTGTGATCCGAGGAGCTACACCAGGCCTGCTTTTGTCCTGACAACAAATACATGcagtatattttttacgagCTTATTTGCAATATGATTTTAGTATTTAACATTAACGTGCCTTTATTTATCTTGCATCTTGCACCTCTCCAAGTTTCGATATGCCAATAAGAATTAATGTTACCTAACCAGTTTACTTAAAacgggaatcaaacctgagaTTTTGAACTGTTATTTAGCAATTGTCCACatccaaaatttaatttaaaaatagatttcttctataaattatttctcttttctttaaattaactttgtaaATACCTATTTGCtacattcataatttttataatttacttcatACGCATACCTATACAAGTagttacaaatacatacatatagttaCAAACCTGACAACAGCACTCCCCCTTCACTTTAGTTTTGACCACATCAGTGGTGTACGACCTGATCCTGGCTTCATCAGCAGCTCCCACCACACACGTGAGGAAGAGATCCTCCTCCCAATCAGGGTTGGGACGGATTAACTTCGTCGGTCTATTCCAATCCATCACAGTGAACTTTTCAAACTTTCTTGCCAGTTTAACATTAGattttaactattaattttgatatcagccaactatgttggagtcggcttccagtctcaccggatgcagctgaataccagtatgttacatggagcgactgcctatttgacctccacaacacagttacttgggttataacacgatatccttcggtaagactgtttAACTATAAATTTCAAATGCGAAAGAAATGTTTGAATCATTCAGTAACATTATTATCTTCTATTGGATAAAGATTTTTGCTAAACGAATTATATTTGTAGTGTTTCAGTTCTCTATGAAATATGAACGAATAATACAAGAGAAATCCAGACATATTGACAGTTTTcactttaatttatatatttgagtCTGTTTCTTCGGCTTGTAGGAATATATTAAGAAGTAATGGAAGAAATTTAACATTTTGCATGTTTTACATATTccttttgtttcaaattaaattaaattcacattgtttgtattttcacTGCAGTTTGACTTGACTGGATTTGACGTTTGAAATCTATAGAgagcatatattttttattgcttaagAATATACATGAAAATGCAAAGAGGTGAGATATGTAATAATGGAATAAAAGTTTATCTCTGCTAGAACTAGAATCGTTACTTGTTTGATCGtataaataagtacaatataggaaaattttacttatttatatcaCACTGCTGTACAAGGGTTTTCATCCAACTTTCTTTGAAAATGCGGGATATCATAATCTGAAATAATCAAATTCAAAGAAACCTTCCAAATGTGTTATCAAATGAATATGACGGCTTAATAAACCCTACATTCCGTACTTTCAAGAGCTGAGTGACTGAAAtttaagtaacatttatttaaatttcagaCGGAAATTCTcgcggaatacgctaggggcgttTATAAATTTTCATGCATTTGAAACTGGTAGGAAAGCGTCTCTTTACTTGATCAAAGGGACTCAAATAAGTGGTGACTAATAGTGACTTAAATAACTAtcacaatccatactaatattataaatgcgaaagtaactctgtctgtctgtctggtactcaatcacgcctaaactactgaaccaatttacatgaaatttggaatggggatattttgatacccgagaaaggacataggctactttttaccccggaaaatgacgcatttcccgggaaaactcaggtggcggacgaagtcgcgggtaaaagctagtctaccataaaatctatactcatataataaagctgaagagtttgtttctttgtttgtttgtttgaacgcgctaatctcaggaactactggtccgatttgaaaaattctttaaatgttagatagcctatttatcgaggaaggctataggctatataacatcacgctacggtcattaggagcggagtagcaacgaaaaatgttacaaaaacggggaaaattttgacccattctcttaggtgacgcaagcgaagttgcgcgggtcagctagtaaagaataACCACACAAAACTATCAaccattatataaataaaaaccacacAAAACTATCAATACATATATTAACACTATAACTTATTCAACTGCCTCATCATAACTTGTTTCTTAATCATTAATATGGACATCTCCAGTTCATGCTTTTCACTTCTATGCTGTTTCTCTATCTCATAGAGTTCCTTCTGTCTTCTCAGCTCAAATTCTAGCAGTTCTCTTCTCAATTCTTCTGTGGTTTTCTCTGCATGTATGTCTATTGGGTCCTCGTCATGCTTCAGACAGCTGATGTTAGGTTTTGTGTCGGAAGAGTCAGGTAATGAGATCAACTCGGGAACGCGAGTCGTTGCGGGTAAATAGTCGTCGTTTGCGTCGTTTATGTTCATGTTGTCACATTGTTTTATGGTTAGTTGGGTGGgctgaaaaattaatattttttatgaaatatatattttatttggcagtgatagccgagtggtataagttggtacaccccacgcaagtggttgcaggttcgaaacTAAGACAACAGAACAATGACTTTTcgtgttatgtttgtattagaaataattatcacatgctctaacggtgaaagaaaacttcgtgatgcaaccttgtttaaaggtatgcaaagtccccaacccgcacttggccagcgtggtggactcaaggcctaaccttcctcattacgggaggaaacccttgccgtCCGGGCAAGGGtagtaataggttaaaattatttatataatattattattataataaaatgacacGTCACCTTATTTTTAGCAGCATAGTTAGTATGACAGTTGAGTTGATGGTGGACGCTGCAGGTGGGTAGCAGGTTCCCGTCCCGGTCGGTGAGTATCTTCACGACGCGCTGCTCCAGGGGGCTGAGCTGCACGCGGCAGTGCGTGCCCTCGCTGTCGCAGCGCTGTATCGCTGAGTACTTGCGGCGTATCTTAAACTTTAAGTCTATCCAGtactagaattaaataaattccaATTAGATAACCTTTATACCCGAAGATCCTGACAGAGGAGTATGAAATACCCCTGcgttttgctattaacaatgttagatTCATGTGATAGAGAGCctacaatattataacattagtctaataaaattaagtaaatggTGTTTAGAAAGACACTGCCCAACCCGGGAATCGAGGCAATAATTTGTCaactaaacaaaacaacaacTACTACTAATGgtataaattcgaaagtttgtgTGCATGGGTGTACATacatttgttactatttcatccaaaaaatattaagagaaTTTCTATGATTGGTATAAAGACAGTTTATAACTTTTTGCCCAGGCAAGTCAGAAGTTAGCATGACATAGAGACTAACCCTGGCCCAGCTGGCGCCGCTCTTGGGCTGGCTGTGGTCGATCCTGTTGAGCGTGCGCGCGATCTTCTCCCACAGCCGCTTGCTCTGAAGGTGAGAGTCGCGGGAGCGCGCGGCCGCCAGCGCCAGCGCGGGGTAGCGCTCCATGTACTGCGCCAGCCCCTCCAGCTGCGCGCGGGAGATGCGCCGCCGGTAGCACGCCGCCTCCGACATACTACCACCTCTGAAATATAGGTATATGCAACAtgaacaatacatacataaaaatacagttatttattcattcagatgAATTGCAGGCACTTATGACTGCCAAAAATTTAGTATGTGTATAATTTACTGCTTGTTTGAAAGGTGAAACAATGAGAAGAGCCAGTAAGACTGTTAAAACAAGGTGTTATTTTGCtaacaatgttttaattatatgtagatctaaaatcttttttattatttagttgtgTGCGACTACTCTTATTTTTCTTACAGTGTTTCATTGTGGCTTAATTacactaaaaatacttaataaaaatattttaatgaagctTGTGTGTATTGTAGCTTATTAACAAGCATAACACGACAATTAATGAACACAATTAACATAGCCTTTGCTCCAACTATGTCGGattcagcttccagtctcactggatgctaaataccagtattttagatgcagcgactgcctatcggacctccacaaccaagCTACGTGTTTATAACACACAATACCCCTTGGTAAGACTGATTGTTTACTTCCATAACacatataattaagaaatatgCCTGGAATCACAGACAAGAACTAGAAAACTCATTTTTTGTCAAGAGTGTCCCTTTTTTATGAGTTGATTTACTGTCTACATTGGATACTTTACTACTGctagaacaaaaaaaagaatTCCTTTCGTTACATTTTCGCGGTAAATTAAATATGccatttcaaataataatcagatataatatatttcgagccatataaatataatgttttcttcataaacaaaacaaacaattgtgGGGTGTGATAAGATTATTATCAAAATCCGAATCtaagaacaaatattttcctgtcacagtgtttttatttatttttcacgagGAAATAAGGTGATAAGGTAGGTAAACAATCGATTATTATGTCGGCATTATAACAAAACACAGCAGTTTGTTTACATAAACACGGCATTCCTTGTCTAATGTGTAAAGCTTaagcaatataattatatcgagACTTCCAACAGccacatttatattaaattgtaaaaataaatttacaaaagcaTTCGGAAACTAAGCGCTATACGTAATGTGTTCAAATTGTATATCACAATCGAAAACgattattttcagtaaaaaacaTGAATCGGAATGATACCCACACTTATCTGGGTTCATGAATATTCCTTAAAACCTGCATTCGTAAagagtttcatacaaatatgtgaaattattatcaattttactTTCACGATACGCtttcacttttttattatcagattttgacatttaccGTTCGGTTTACACTGTACTGTTCGGATAGTTATGTGGTTTAAAGAAAACGTAACGCTTaagtttatttatcaattttaaaagactcctttttaaaatgaaataaaacgttttaaaatttcgttttaatagagtcattattgtaaaaacttttgattgttttttggAATCTATATCAATTCTCTAAAACCCATAATGtcttagtaaattaattaaaacgttaACCATATATTAGGCGCGTTTCCAAACGCAACTCAGCTGACGAATCACGAACGAATTTCACGatcaacaatttttttgatAGACTTGACGTGAGCAGGCACGGTTGCCGATTGCCGTCGACATGGCttcgataaaattaaatttagtatTGTGCAGTGTGATATTTAGCGTTTTAGTTTGCGTCAACACACAATCTGTTCATAGACGTTTTGAGTACAAATATTCGTTTAAGCCGCCGTATTTAGCGCAGAAAGATGGATCTGTACCATTTTGGGAGTACGGAGGCAGTAAGTATAGCACCATTTCtcattaaatttatatgaaaaagcTGGCTCTGTTGCAGCTGTTATGTGCTAGGATACGTAATCTTCCTTTCcatgttcataaatattaatgttgtgttataaatattgaataccGAGGCGAAAATAGTTTGTTGATACGCTCGCTTCAGTGTGACGGCGACACGTCAGTGAAATCTGTCAAGTTAGAGTGAGATGGCGCGATATGATATGAGATGAGATAGAAAGAGATAAGTAATAATCGCAAAGATCATGTTTTTTAGTTCCACGACGGCAATCGACATGGATAAATAGAggctttaaataattaattatatttattgtgttcattcattgttttaacttcagttatttccttttaattatataattagctAACGACAGGTTAATGATTACTAGTAATGTCTAATAGGCTGTTTTATGcatgtattatttaaagaacattACACTTGTATTCAATTGTTTTAAGCATAGCGAAacgatatttaattaatacagtTATTATGTGGAACTGTAACTCATTGAAATTCAATTGAACACCTATGTTTCagataaaacattatattgtagattcttgtatattttgaacattttacataaattatcacACAAATGAGATGTAACCATGTGCCTGCCATGTCATAACTGAATGGtttatttttcatgaaatgGTGACACACAGTATGACTTATTTACAGTTGACTACATTTGGCTAGATCGGTGGACACAAATCCTGGTCATTTGTCCCTGCTAAATCTCATATGATCTACTCTCTATACCCCTTTTTAAGCTAGTTGTAGATCCAGACattgtatttatatgaaaatcaatATTTGACATTACTGAATCAATAACTATGAAAATGCACCTGGTGGTGTCAATTGCAGTCAATATACCTAATTAAGTTCAGAGGTATTTTCCCTATTATATGACacctaataatataagtaactaGCACATTATTCAGCCAGGTAATCAAACCAGAGATCTTATGATCAGCTGTTATATACATAACCACCCTTAAGtgcaattttttataattatcacataTCAACACTTAGCTAGCCTTagacaaatttatttatgtcttaaattatgtttagtggtcatcctagtgtcaaagttgttcaagccgcatgaagcctttgacatggcttaacaactgttatcttaattgacaacaacttgGACTGTCTTTTTACGGGCCCACCATTGcagtaccactatgcggccatcCAACTATGTCCAAACCATAGTTTGTTTTACTTGTATTGAGCAGATGGATTACCAATTAGTAAACCCAACAAGCTATGGGCAGCATAAGGCAATAGTAAGGTATAATTTTGATAAGGAAATAATTCATTGTACTAAAATATGCGACATACTGCATTTTTGACATAGTAAGTGAAAAGTACACGTCAGTTCAGTTACTGATGATGAagcattacaataatattgaatgTACAAGCAGATCTTAAATGTTTTGACCTACTTTATgcagtaaaatgtttataaaattatgaaactgaaACTTAGGTGTTAGGCATTAATTTGTGACAATGTTTTGTTACTTGAACTCTTGCAAAAAGTcttaaaataccactatgcggtcacccatctatggaatgaccacgccaaggtttgcttaaacCCACACATCGTTTACCAAACAGTGAGCAAAAGTGGCTATGGGGGACTAGTTttcaaattaactgaaatacCATCATTATTACCATGTTAAATATGTCAATCAAGTGCTCTATGGAGCAGTCGGTAAGGTATTTGACTGCTCATGAAGTCCCAGGATCGATTCCCAGGTAGGCATTTCCATTGACCTTTTCTAATTTACACAAGAGCTGCTTATTAAGAGTATATGCTTAACATCATCAAGGATTTTCAGTAATTTGAtatgtgtataaaattttgGTAGCAATACAGCTATGTATCAAATATCAATGTTCAGttcaatgtaggtacctaatcatGAAACTTAATACTAGGTAGTAAATTATGATAATGAACGGTTATAAAAGATTAACACATGTATCGTGTTACGTATTATCTAATCAAGTGCAGTGGCTATTTTGGAAGGTGAATATCAATGGACAACCCTGAAATGGCTATGATATAGTTTCCCAACTATTTATGGATTAACGCCCCCTTTACAATAAAACCGCCtaaccaccggtttctgaggtacatttagcggtagtttatctattcaatagcgctttttctcatgagtttaaatgctattgaatagataaactactgctaaatgtacctcagaaaccaggggcaAGTCCGAGTTTGAACCGTGCACAAAtgctattattttaagaaatagtaAGAATCATGTCTGTTGTATGAGTGCTCtattaaacattgattttattccccattacccattactgtcccactgctgggcaagggtctcctcccgaaatgaggtgaggggttaggccttgagtccaccatgttggccaagtgcggtttggggactttgcatgtcctcaataaatgttttaaacaaattttaggcatgcaaggtttcctcacgatgttttccttcaccgttggagcatgtgatgattatttctaatacacacataacttcgaaaagtcattggtgttttgcctcgggttcgaacctgcgaccacttgtgtgggaggtgtcaacttataccactcggctatcactgtatacttacatcaaaatatataaaactcttccgttactgactgactgatggacaacgcacagtcgaaactactgagagtagaaaattaatatttggtatGAATTGTCCTTAAGAAGTTTAGTGTAGAGGAGAACTAAGATAGGGTTTTTGATGGCAAGACGAGGGTGGGAAACTAGAACATACGTAAGATTACACCGTCTTCCATAGGGTTAGGGAACACCTCTTAGTAACATCCTTAAAaatttcctttgcttcattcacatcttaTCATGTGCCACTTGGATATAGTCACTTGTAAATAGCCTGGGCTAAGCACCTTTGACGTGGATATTAAAAAGATGGGTAGCCGTTTATCTGATTATCACTCAAAAATTATAGCCGAAATACGGAAGTGCCTGCTTgaaatcgaacccgcgaccttcCGTAACCTACCTTCCGTAACGCAGCGCCAGTTGTTCCGATAACGATATaaacagtatttaattaaacacacTCGTTAAAACATTATCTATGTACATAATTACtacactataaataactttcaaaacagacattaatatatttaaccgACTGCGCGATGTACAGTGAGGTAATGTGGTTATTGTTTTAGGTAGCCACGCCGATACTAtggcgtcgggaggtcgtgggttcgattttcacaCGGGACAAATAACTGCGGTCTACCAATAGTGGTTTCAGTTttgattgtgctttgtgttccttatttgtatgtttgtaaaagtccccgcgacacttTTCGCGACACACGTCCACCACGTTGATCAATTGCAGGTTGGGTTagcatatcttcaagaactgttttataatactttctggcatgcaaggttgcaccACGATGATTTCCATcccgttgaaacaagtgataattatttccaactagctgacccgcgcaacttcgcttgcgtcacataagagagaatgggtcataattttccccgtttttgtaatatttttcgttgctactctgctcctattggtcgtagcgtaatgatatatagcctataaccttcctcgataaatgaactatctaacactgaaagaatttttcaaatcggaccagtagttcctgagattagcgcgttcaaacaaacaaacaaactcttcagctttataatattagtatagatacacacataacatcaaaacatcattgctgtgttgcctcggattcgaacctgcgaccacttgcgtggaagctggcacttactaataatatttctgttattCAGATGCTATCGCGTCAGGCGAGAGCGTGAGGCTGGCGCCGTCGCTGCGCAGTCAGAAGGGCGCCATCTGGACCAAGACGCCCATCAACTTCGACTGGTGGGAGGTGGACGTCATGTTCAAGGTCACCGGCCGCGGCAGGATAGGGGCTGATGGACTGGTGAGATACCACTAACAACTCTTTAACTTGTAACTGTCCCAATACTGATTGACAATTTGATTTGACAAGGGAGCGATTATGTCTTTTTAACTCGTTTTGGgtccactgctgagcaagggtcttcccCGAACGAGGAaagaattatgtatttttaacccCTGACTGTACGtactactgctgggcaagagtcttttCCCGAataaggaaggggttaggccttgagtccaccacgctgaccaagtgctgGTCGGGGACTTAACATGCCCTcaagttattaaacaaattagcCATGCAAGGCTCCCTCACGATCTTTGCCTTCACCATTGAAGCAAATTGATCATTTTTTTTAGCAACAAATCTGTTATTTACGGACATATTCTAAAGATTAATAGACTagcttagttttatttgctatttctgtgtcccactacCGAGCAAAGGCTCTCCTGGAAACCTAATACTCATCATTACAATTTGAGACCTTCTTACTAACCGACTTTCTCAATGcgactgtgttttttttattcttttatatcaAAGCAATAACTAACACGATTGTTGGCTGTTTGTAGGCGTTCTGGTACACGACGCAGCGCGGCGACTACACGGGCGAGGTGTTCGGCTCGTCGGACCGCTGGAACGGGCTGGCCGTCATCTTCGACTCCTTCGACAACGACAACAAGCACAACAACCCCTACATCATGGCCATCGTCAACGACGGCACCAAGGTCTTCGACCACAAGAGGTGACGcaccattcattcattcagtcattaattaattaatcattcatttattcactgactcattcattcatcattcattcattcactaaCTAATTCATtcgttcactcattcattcattcattcacaaACTCATTCATTTATTGACtaactcattcattcattcaccatTCGTTCACCATAAATTCATGCATTCATTCACCATTCATTCAtgcattcattcatcattcattcgttcatgCATTCATTcaccattcattcattcattcaccattcattcattcattcaccattcattcattcattcaccatttatttattcattcattcactgtTCATGCATGCATTCGTTTACTGTTCATGCATGCATTCATTCTCTATTCATGCATGCATTCATTCACTATTCATGCATGCATTCATTTACTGTTCATGCATGCATTCATTCTCTATTCATGCATGCATTCATTCACTATTCATGCATGCATTCATTCACTTTTCATGCATGCATTCATTCACTATTctatcattcattcattcaccatTCATTCACCATTCATTAGAACAAGTTAACTACTAAAAGGCATCATTTCTTCactataataatgtaatataatgtgTGTACAGTGACGGGTCGACGCAGCTGTTGTCGGGCTGCCTGCGCGACTTCAGGAACAAGCCGTTCCCGACGCGCGCCCGCATCGAGTACTACCTCAACACACTCACCGTCTACTTCCATAACGGTGAGCATATTACTCttacaaaaactatattttatatgatgTAACTAGTTTTTGCCCGCGACTGTCCGTTTAGTCTgtagagcaagccgtgagtttcttaccgtttcttctcacgagcaacagcacATTTTTCATGGATTCCGGTTCTTCTGCGTTTTGTATCATCTTTAGCTAACTTGTCAAACTTGTGTTCCCACCAACAAATAGTCGGACAGTGTGCTGTTTGCGCTTGGGACTTTAACTGAGTCATTAATGGGTCCGCTCCTCTCGCTGTGGGAACCGAGCTTTATGGTGTTGAAGCTTAGAGGGACCTTATTCATAACTCCAGGGTGTTTTGTACAGGTATGACAAACAACGAGGCGGACTACGAGCTGTGCTTCCGCGCGGAGAACGTGCAGCTCCCGCGCGGCGGACACTTCGGCCTGTCCGCGGCCACGGGCGGGCTGGCCGACGACCACGACGTCATCCACCTGCTCACCACCTCGCTGCACCAGCAGCAGCAGCCGGGAggtaactacatacatacatacatacatacatacatacatacataggccACGGGCGGGCTGGCCGACGACCACGACGTCATCCACCTGCTCACCACCTCGCTGCACCAGCAGCAGCAGCCGGGAggtaactacatacatacatacatacatacataggccACGGGCGGGCTGGCCGACGACCACGACGTCATCCACCTGCTCACCACCTCGCTGCACCAGCAGCAGCAGCCGGGAggtaactacatacatacatacatacatacatacatacatacataggccACGGGCGGGCTGGCCGACGACCACGACGTCATCCACCTGCTCACCACCTCGCTGCACCAGCAGCAGCAGCCGGGAggtaactacatacatacatacatacatacataggccACGGGCGGGCTGGCCGACGACCACGACGTCATCCACCTGCTCACCACCTCGCTGCACCAGCAGCAGCAGCCGGGAggtaactacatacatacatacatacatacataggccACGGGCGGGCTGGCCGACGACCACGACGTCATCCACCTGCTCACCACCTCGCTGCACCAGCAGCAGCAGCCGGGAggtaactacatacatacatacatacatacataggccACGGGCGGGCTGGCCGACGACCACGACGTCATCCACCTGCTCACCACCTCGCTGCACCAGCAGCAGCAGCCGGGAggtaactacatacatacatacatacata is a genomic window of Anticarsia gemmatalis isolate Benzon Research Colony breed Stoneville strain chromosome 27, ilAntGemm2 primary, whole genome shotgun sequence containing:
- the ergic53 gene encoding lectin, mannose binding protein ergic53 isoform X2; protein product: MASIKLNLVLCSVIFSVLVCVNTQSVHRRFEYKYSFKPPYLAQKDGSVPFWEYGGNAIASGESVRLAPSLRSQKGAIWTKTPINFDWWEVDVMFKVTGRGRIGADGLAFWYTTQRGDYTGEVFGSSDRWNGLAVIFDSFDNDNKHNNPYIMAIVNDGTKVFDHKSDGSTQLLSGCLRDFRNKPFPTRARIEYYLNTLTVYFHNGMTNNEADYELCFRAENVQLPRGGHFGLSAATGGLADDHDVIHLLTTSLHQQQQPGGQQMSADEQQKLSQEYQEYQKKLEQQKEEYRKEHPDEVRDKEGEMDDWFESDGQRELRQIFQGQMQIHDVLRDLNKKVDEVIGKQMNSLSMLTAVYGHTQGQPIQPGAAPPAQIPSLPIGRHDWDALVANNQIMINTIAELKGFIIEVSRKSDSLLASGGQAGAAGGINPQFLTEMRDSVLQVKQTVNGVAQRLVAQPAAQASCPDVSCVSFTSLLLVVAAQLSLMFVYSLYKERKEAQAKKFF
- the LOC142984469 gene encoding uncharacterized protein LOC142984469, whose amino-acid sequence is MSEAACYRRRISRAQLEGLAQYMERYPALALAAARSRDSHLQSKRLWEKIARTLNRIDHSQPKSGASWARYWIDLKFKIRRKYSAIQRCDSEGTHCRVQLSPLEQRVVKILTDRDGNLLPTCSVHHQLNCHTNYAAKNKPTQLTIKQCDNMNINDANDDYLPATTRVPELISLPDSSDTKPNISCLKHDEDPIDIHAEKTTEELRRELLEFELRRQKELYEIEKQHRSEKHELEMSILMIKKQVMMRQLNKL
- the ergic53 gene encoding lectin, mannose binding protein ergic53 isoform X1 — encoded protein: MASIKLNLVLCSVIFSVLVCVNTQSVHRRFEYKYSFKPPYLAQKDGSVPFWEYGGNAIASGESVRLAPSLRSQKGAIWTKTPINFDWWEVDVMFKVTGRGRIGADGLAFWYTTQRGDYTGEVFGSSDRWNGLAVIFDSFDNDNKHNNPYIMAIVNDGTKVFDHKSDGSTQLLSGCLRDFRNKPFPTRARIEYYLNTLTVYFHNGMTNNEADYELCFRAENVQLPRGGHFGLSAATGGLADDHDVIHLLTTSLHQQQQPGGQQMSADEQQKLSQEYQEYQKKLEQQKEEYRKEHPDEVRDKEGEMDDWFESDGQRELRQIFQGQMQIHDVLRDLNKKVDEVIGKQMNSLSMLTAVYGHTQGQPIQPGAAPPAQIPSLPIGRHDWDALVANNQIMINTIAELKGFIIEVSRKSDSLLASGGQAGAAAGGINPQFLTEMRDSVLQVKQTVNGVAQRLVAQPAAQASCPDVSCVSFTSLLLVVAAQLSLMFVYSLYKERKEAQAKKFF